In Nocardia asteroides, the following proteins share a genomic window:
- a CDS encoding Tex family protein, which produces MTTAPETARSTSNGTPTDSTTTTLASVGRRIADELGVRETQVRAAVELLDGGSTVPFIARYRKEVTGGLDDAQLRQLDERLGYLRELDERRGAIIESIRGQGKLDPALHQQIMLAETKARLEDIYLPYKPKRRTKAQIAREAGHEPVADALIGDPTTDPAGYTAEQLDGARAILVERFAEDADLVGELRELMWNRGQVSSTVRAGKEEAGAKFADYFEFSEPFHKLPSHRILALLRGEKEEVLTLHLEPDTEEPAPGERTIYEGRIAVAFGIADQGRAADTWLLDTVRWAWRTKLQVSLGIDTRMRLRQAAEKDAVDVFAANLRDLLLAAPAGTRTTMGLDPGYRTGVKVAVVDATGKAVATEVIYPHKPQGQTEKSLAVLAALVARFNVELIAIGNGTASRETDALATELISRIPENKPTKIVVSEAGASVYSASAYASAELPDMDVSLRGAVSIARRLQDPLAELVKIDPKSIGVGQYQHDVSETLLARSLGAVVEDAVNAVGVDVNTASVPLLSRVSGVSGSVAESIVAHRDQNGPFRSRTALLEVPRLGPKAFEQCAGFLRIRGGDDPLDTSAVHPEAYPVVRRILEHTGRPVAEVIGNTGTLRALRPADFTDEKFGVPTVSDIIAELEKPGRDPRPEFKTAEFAAGVEKVADLEPGMVLEGVVTNVAAFGAFVDVGVHQDGLVHVSAMSHTFVKDPREVVKSGDVVKVKVLEVDVARQRIGLSLRLDDEPGKPAQGDNRGGGAARGQGRGQGRPPGGRGQGSERGQAQGRGQGQGQGRGGNQRRQAAEPSGSMADALRRAGFGGK; this is translated from the coding sequence GTGACGACAGCGCCCGAGACCGCCCGTTCGACGTCGAACGGCACTCCGACCGACAGCACGACCACCACCCTGGCCAGCGTGGGCAGGCGGATCGCCGACGAACTGGGGGTGCGCGAAACCCAGGTCCGCGCCGCCGTAGAACTGCTCGACGGCGGTTCGACGGTGCCGTTCATCGCGCGCTACCGCAAGGAGGTCACCGGCGGCCTCGACGATGCCCAGCTGCGCCAGCTCGACGAGCGCCTCGGCTACCTGCGCGAACTCGACGAGCGCCGCGGCGCCATCATCGAATCCATCCGTGGCCAGGGCAAACTCGACCCCGCGCTGCACCAGCAGATCATGCTCGCCGAGACCAAGGCCCGCCTCGAGGACATCTACCTGCCGTACAAGCCCAAGCGGCGCACCAAGGCGCAGATCGCGCGTGAAGCGGGCCACGAGCCGGTGGCCGACGCGCTGATCGGCGACCCGACCACCGATCCGGCCGGCTACACCGCCGAGCAGCTCGACGGCGCCCGCGCGATCCTGGTCGAACGCTTCGCCGAGGACGCCGACCTCGTCGGTGAACTGCGCGAACTGATGTGGAACCGCGGCCAGGTCAGCTCGACCGTGCGCGCGGGCAAGGAGGAGGCGGGCGCCAAGTTCGCCGACTACTTCGAATTCAGCGAGCCCTTCCACAAACTGCCCTCGCACCGGATCCTGGCGCTGCTGCGCGGCGAGAAGGAAGAGGTGCTCACCCTGCACCTCGAACCCGACACCGAGGAACCCGCTCCCGGCGAACGTACGATCTACGAGGGCCGCATCGCGGTCGCGTTCGGCATCGCCGACCAGGGCCGCGCCGCCGACACCTGGCTGCTCGACACCGTGCGCTGGGCTTGGCGCACCAAACTGCAGGTGAGCCTGGGTATCGACACCAGGATGCGGCTGCGGCAGGCCGCCGAGAAGGACGCCGTCGACGTGTTCGCGGCCAACCTGCGCGACCTGCTGCTGGCCGCGCCCGCGGGCACCAGGACCACCATGGGCCTGGACCCGGGCTACCGCACCGGCGTCAAGGTCGCCGTCGTCGACGCCACCGGCAAGGCCGTGGCGACCGAGGTCATCTACCCGCACAAGCCGCAGGGCCAGACCGAGAAGTCCCTCGCGGTGCTCGCCGCGCTGGTCGCCCGGTTCAACGTCGAGCTCATCGCCATCGGCAACGGCACCGCCTCCCGCGAGACCGATGCCCTTGCCACCGAACTCATCTCGCGCATCCCCGAGAACAAGCCCACCAAGATCGTGGTGTCGGAAGCGGGCGCCTCGGTGTATTCGGCCTCGGCCTACGCCTCTGCCGAACTGCCCGACATGGACGTGTCGCTGCGCGGCGCGGTCTCCATCGCCCGCCGCCTGCAGGACCCGCTCGCCGAGCTGGTGAAGATCGATCCCAAGTCGATCGGCGTCGGCCAGTACCAGCACGACGTGTCGGAGACCCTGCTGGCCCGCTCGCTGGGCGCCGTCGTCGAGGACGCGGTGAACGCGGTCGGCGTCGACGTGAACACCGCCTCGGTGCCGCTGCTCTCGCGCGTCTCCGGCGTCTCCGGCTCGGTCGCGGAGAGCATCGTGGCCCACCGCGACCAGAACGGTCCCTTCCGCAGCCGCACCGCCCTGCTCGAAGTACCTCGGCTGGGCCCCAAGGCCTTCGAACAGTGCGCGGGCTTCCTGCGCATCCGCGGCGGCGACGACCCGCTCGACACCTCCGCCGTGCACCCCGAGGCCTACCCGGTGGTGCGCCGCATCCTGGAGCACACCGGCAGGCCGGTGGCCGAGGTCATCGGCAACACCGGCACCCTGCGCGCGCTGCGGCCCGCCGACTTCACCGACGAGAAGTTCGGTGTGCCCACCGTCAGCGACATCATCGCCGAGCTGGAGAAGCCGGGCCGTGACCCGCGCCCGGAGTTCAAGACCGCCGAATTCGCCGCGGGCGTGGAGAAGGTCGCCGACCTGGAGCCGGGCATGGTGCTCGAAGGCGTCGTCACGAATGTGGCCGCGTTCGGTGCGTTCGTCGACGTCGGCGTGCACCAGGACGGCCTCGTGCACGTCTCCGCCATGTCGCACACCTTCGTCAAGGATCCGCGCGAGGTGGTCAAGTCCGGTGACGTGGTGAAGGTCAAGGTGCTGGAGGTCGACGTGGCCCGGCAGCGGATCGGTTTGAGTTTGCGCCTCGACGACGAGCCGGGAAAGCCCGCGCAGGGGGACAATCGTGGTGGCGGCGCGGCGCGCGGCCAGGGTCGGGGTCAGGGCCGTCCGCCGGGCGGCCGTGGCCAGGGTTCGGAACGTGGGCAGGCGCAGGGTCGCGGCCAGGGACAAGGCCAGGGACGCGGCGGCAACCAGCGCAGGCAGGCGGCCGAGCCGAGCGGATCGATGGCCGACGCGTTGCGGCGGGCGGGCTTCGGCGGCAAGTAA
- a CDS encoding AMP-binding protein gives MTTTLSYACGLADTPLLGDTIGANLDRTVAAHPDRDALIDRPAGRRWTYREVGAAVDAVATGLAARGIEPGDRVGIWAPNCAEWYLVQYATAKIGAILVNINPAYRTSELAYVLGQAGVRMLIAAPEFKTSDYVAMIEEVRPGCADLEQVLILGTEPWRQVAATAPDTERLAMIAATLSADDPINIQYTSGTTGFPKGATLSHHNILNNGYFVGELCGYTEADRICIPVPYYHCFGMVMGNLAATSHGAAVVIPAPAFDPAATLTAVAAEHCTSLYGVPTMFIAMLAELDAGLAVDLSSLRTGIMAGSPCPVEVMKRVIDRMGMSEVSICYGMTETSPVSTQTRADDSIDRRTATVGRVGPHLEVKVVDPATGRTLPRGAAGELCTRGYSVMLGYWNQPDKTAEAIDAARWMHTGDIGVMDDAGYLSVTGRIKDMVIRGGENIYPREIEEFLYTHPDIVDAQVIGVPDAKYGEELMVWLRLRDGATPLDAAALRAFCTGRLAHYKIPRYVHLVDEFPMTVTGKIRKAEMRELSLDLID, from the coding sequence ATGACCACCACCCTGAGCTACGCCTGCGGTCTGGCCGACACCCCGCTGCTGGGCGACACCATCGGCGCGAACCTGGACCGCACCGTGGCGGCGCACCCCGACCGCGACGCGCTGATCGACCGCCCGGCCGGGCGCCGCTGGACCTACCGCGAGGTGGGCGCCGCCGTCGACGCCGTCGCGACCGGCCTGGCGGCACGCGGGATCGAACCGGGCGACCGGGTCGGGATCTGGGCGCCCAACTGCGCCGAGTGGTACCTCGTCCAGTACGCCACCGCCAAGATCGGCGCGATCCTGGTGAACATCAACCCGGCTTACCGCACCAGCGAACTCGCCTACGTGCTCGGCCAGGCGGGCGTGCGGATGCTCATCGCCGCGCCGGAGTTCAAGACCTCGGACTATGTGGCGATGATCGAGGAGGTCCGGCCCGGCTGCGCCGACCTGGAGCAGGTGCTGATCCTCGGCACCGAGCCGTGGCGGCAGGTCGCCGCGACCGCACCCGACACCGAACGGCTGGCGATGATCGCGGCCACGCTCTCGGCCGACGACCCGATCAACATCCAATACACCTCGGGCACCACCGGTTTCCCGAAGGGCGCCACTCTCAGCCACCACAACATCCTCAACAACGGCTACTTCGTCGGCGAGCTGTGCGGGTACACCGAGGCCGACCGGATCTGCATCCCGGTGCCGTACTACCACTGCTTCGGAATGGTCATGGGCAATCTCGCCGCCACCTCGCACGGCGCGGCCGTGGTGATCCCGGCGCCCGCCTTCGATCCGGCCGCGACGCTGACCGCCGTCGCCGCCGAGCACTGCACCTCGCTCTACGGCGTGCCGACCATGTTCATCGCCATGCTGGCCGAACTCGACGCGGGCCTCGCGGTCGACCTGTCGAGCCTGCGCACCGGCATCATGGCGGGCTCGCCGTGCCCGGTGGAGGTGATGAAGCGGGTCATCGACCGGATGGGGATGAGCGAGGTGTCCATCTGTTACGGCATGACCGAGACGTCGCCGGTGTCCACCCAGACCCGCGCCGACGACAGCATCGACCGCCGCACCGCCACCGTCGGCCGGGTCGGGCCGCATCTCGAGGTGAAGGTGGTGGACCCGGCCACCGGCCGGACCCTGCCGCGCGGCGCCGCGGGCGAACTGTGCACCCGCGGCTATTCGGTGATGCTCGGCTACTGGAACCAGCCCGACAAGACCGCCGAGGCCATCGACGCCGCCCGCTGGATGCACACCGGCGACATCGGCGTCATGGACGACGCCGGCTACCTCTCGGTCACCGGCCGCATCAAGGACATGGTGATCCGCGGCGGCGAGAACATCTACCCCCGCGAGATCGAGGAGTTCCTCTACACCCACCCCGACATCGTCGACGCCCAGGTGATCGGCGTCCCCGACGCGAAATACGGTGAGGAACTGATGGTCTGGCTCCGCCTGCGCGACGGCGCCACCCCGCTCGACGCCGCCGCCCTGCGCGCCTTCTGCACCGGCCGCCTGGCCCACTACAAGATCCCCCGCTACGTCCACCTCGTCGACGAGTTCCCGATGACGGTCACCGGCAAGATCCGCAAGGCCGAAATGCGCGAACTGTCCCTGGACCTCATCGACTGA
- a CDS encoding AMP-binding protein: protein MSTDLDARVRDLLERYDGPEACAAELLCDGHPAERVAFTIVESDLSAHALTYGELRERSARFAAALADLGVGPGDRVATLMGKSAELVVALLGIWRRGAVHVPLFTAFAPPAIGFRLTASHAAVVVADADQAPKLVVSDDIPADPDRTTIVVGPAEVPGALRFDELLAAADPADPRAAAVAVGGDGLLVQLFTSGTTGTPKGVPIPVRALASFHAYQEFALDVRPDDVFWNAADPGWAYGLYYAILGPLATGVPSLLLHAGFSAPLTLEVLRRFEVTNFAAAPTVYRALRAGAAPEGIALRRASSAGEPLTPDVVAWSEHALGVAVRDHYGQTEHGMVICHAWHPDLDRPAPAGSMGAQLPGWTCAVLAEDADVEAAPGEVGRVAIDTDHSPLLWFLGYLDAPERTASRFTADGRWYLTGDVGARDADGFFRFSSRDDDVIIMAGYRIGPFEVESVLVLHDQVVEAAVVGMPDDLRGEVLEAFVVLRDGVAGTPELTTELQRLVKDKFAAHAYPRTIHYVRSLPKTPSGKVQRFVLRGKENHR from the coding sequence ATGAGTACCGATCTGGACGCGCGGGTGCGCGACCTGCTCGAGCGTTACGACGGACCCGAGGCCTGCGCGGCCGAGCTGCTGTGCGACGGTCACCCGGCCGAGCGGGTCGCGTTCACGATCGTCGAGTCCGACCTGAGCGCGCACGCGCTGACCTACGGCGAACTGCGGGAGCGGTCGGCGCGGTTCGCCGCGGCGCTGGCCGACCTCGGCGTCGGTCCCGGCGACCGGGTCGCCACGCTGATGGGCAAGTCGGCCGAACTGGTGGTCGCGCTGCTGGGCATCTGGCGCCGCGGCGCGGTGCACGTGCCGCTGTTCACCGCGTTCGCCCCGCCCGCGATCGGCTTCCGGCTCACCGCGAGCCACGCGGCGGTGGTGGTCGCCGACGCCGATCAGGCGCCGAAGCTGGTGGTGAGCGACGACATCCCGGCCGATCCGGATCGCACCACGATCGTCGTCGGGCCCGCCGAGGTACCCGGCGCCCTGCGCTTCGACGAGCTGCTCGCCGCGGCCGATCCCGCGGACCCGCGCGCGGCGGCGGTGGCCGTGGGCGGCGACGGCTTGCTGGTCCAGCTGTTCACCAGCGGCACCACCGGCACTCCCAAGGGCGTGCCGATCCCGGTGCGGGCGCTCGCCTCCTTCCATGCGTACCAGGAGTTCGCCCTGGACGTGCGGCCCGACGACGTCTTCTGGAACGCGGCCGACCCGGGCTGGGCCTACGGGCTCTACTACGCGATCCTGGGGCCGCTGGCCACCGGCGTGCCCAGCCTGCTGTTGCACGCTGGCTTCTCCGCGCCGCTCACCCTGGAGGTGCTGCGCCGTTTCGAGGTCACCAATTTCGCCGCGGCGCCCACGGTCTACCGGGCGCTGCGGGCGGGTGCGGCGCCCGAGGGCATCGCGCTGCGACGGGCGTCGTCGGCAGGGGAGCCGCTCACCCCCGATGTCGTCGCGTGGTCCGAGCACGCGCTGGGCGTCGCCGTGCGCGACCACTACGGGCAGACCGAACACGGCATGGTCATCTGCCACGCCTGGCATCCCGATCTGGACCGGCCCGCGCCGGCCGGCTCGATGGGCGCCCAGCTGCCCGGCTGGACCTGCGCGGTCCTGGCCGAGGACGCCGACGTCGAGGCGGCGCCCGGCGAGGTCGGCCGGGTCGCGATCGACACAGACCACAGCCCGCTGCTGTGGTTCCTCGGCTACCTCGACGCGCCCGAACGCACCGCGAGCCGGTTCACCGCCGACGGCCGCTGGTATCTCACCGGCGATGTCGGCGCCCGTGACGCGGACGGCTTCTTCCGGTTCAGCTCCCGCGACGACGACGTGATCATCATGGCCGGCTACCGGATCGGCCCGTTCGAGGTGGAGAGCGTGCTAGTGCTACACGACCAGGTGGTCGAGGCGGCCGTGGTCGGCATGCCCGACGACCTGCGCGGCGAGGTGCTCGAGGCGTTCGTCGTCCTGCGCGACGGGGTCGCGGGCACTCCCGAACTGACCACGGAACTGCAGCGGCTGGTCAAGGACAAATTCGCCGCGCACGCCTACCCCCGCACGATCCACTACGTGCGGAGCCTGCCCAAGACACCCAGCGGCAAGGTGCAGCGATTCGTGCTGCGCGGCAAGGAGAACCACCGATGA
- a CDS encoding helix-turn-helix transcriptional regulator has protein sequence MSATALLRPRDGDALRAEIRWVASHAGVPVVFGGAVDQDTLLLTEFVGTVTTGLRGLSVLRSSGLGGQVMELGRPASVADYRGAPGITHHYDGPVVGEGLRSVVAVPVVVADRARAVLYAATRGAGPLGDRTTEVIVRASRRLATEIAVRDEVDRRVRLLTLAAPAPHAAPDVTEELREIHADLRAMAAATGDTATRDKLSGVCDRLTGMLTGTASGEAPRLSRRELDVLAQIALGCTNQETALRLSLGAETVKSYLRQAMTKLDARTRHEAVAIARRHGLLP, from the coding sequence ATGTCGGCCACCGCGCTGCTGCGCCCCCGCGACGGCGACGCCCTGCGCGCCGAGATCCGCTGGGTGGCCTCGCACGCCGGGGTGCCGGTGGTCTTCGGTGGCGCGGTCGACCAGGACACCCTGCTGCTCACCGAGTTCGTCGGGACCGTCACCACCGGGTTGCGCGGCCTGTCGGTGCTGCGCAGCTCCGGGCTCGGCGGCCAGGTCATGGAGCTCGGCAGGCCCGCCTCGGTGGCCGACTACCGGGGCGCGCCCGGCATCACCCACCACTACGACGGGCCGGTGGTCGGTGAGGGCCTGCGGTCGGTGGTCGCCGTCCCGGTCGTGGTGGCCGACCGGGCGCGGGCGGTGCTCTACGCGGCCACCCGCGGCGCGGGCCCGCTCGGTGACCGCACCACCGAGGTGATCGTGCGGGCGAGCCGCAGGCTGGCGACCGAGATCGCCGTGCGCGACGAGGTGGACCGCCGGGTCCGGCTGCTCACCCTCGCCGCGCCCGCACCCCACGCGGCGCCGGATGTCACCGAGGAACTGCGCGAGATCCACGCCGACCTGCGCGCCATGGCCGCCGCCACCGGCGACACCGCGACGCGCGACAAGCTGTCCGGGGTGTGCGACCGGCTCACCGGGATGCTCACCGGGACAGCGTCCGGCGAAGCGCCGCGGCTGTCGCGACGGGAGCTGGACGTGCTCGCCCAGATCGCGCTCGGCTGCACGAATCAGGAGACGGCGCTACGGCTCTCGCTCGGCGCGGAGACCGTCAAGAGCTACCTGCGGCAGGCGATGACCAAACTCGACGCGCGCACACGGCACGAGGCGGTGGCGATCGCACGGCGTCACGGGCTGCTGCCCTGA
- a CDS encoding VOC family protein: protein MTEPFQLAGVSLDCDDPETLARFYLGLLGGRVLWNDAHSVGIRLPSGLTMAAQRVEDYYPPQWPGSAAVQLELAADADLDLCEQHAMAIGAKPAPIQQDPRWRVLLDPAGHPFCITTRVVPA from the coding sequence ATGACGGAGCCTTTTCAACTGGCCGGCGTCTCGCTGGACTGTGACGACCCCGAAACCCTCGCCCGCTTCTATCTCGGGCTGCTCGGTGGCCGGGTCCTGTGGAACGACGCGCACAGCGTCGGGATCCGTCTGCCGTCGGGACTGACCATGGCCGCGCAACGCGTCGAGGACTACTACCCGCCGCAGTGGCCGGGCAGTGCCGCGGTCCAGCTGGAGCTGGCCGCCGACGCCGACCTGGATCTCTGCGAACAGCACGCGATGGCGATCGGCGCGAAACCCGCTCCGATCCAGCAGGATCCCCGCTGGCGGGTGCTGCTCGACCCGGCCGGGCATCCGTTCTGCATCACCACCCGCGTGGTCCCGGCCTAG